Proteins encoded together in one Thermogemmatispora onikobensis window:
- a CDS encoding metal-dependent transcriptional regulator → MDEPIQALAPRVSDCLKVIYTMQERGQKVSTSAVSERLGVSDATVTLLFKEFAKAGWVQHTPYRGVCLTPLGERKAKEVIRHHRLLELYLARELGYSWDKVHEEADRLEHVISEEFEERLDALLGYPTVDPHGDPIPSKEGVIAQRPGQPLLQVPEGQTARILRVNDQDAAKLRYLGQMGLYPEVQVRVIERVPFGGPLRILVGEESQAVEHLLSAELAEQITVSLQEDEDDSTDCLQPSLSS, encoded by the coding sequence ATGGATGAACCGATACAGGCACTGGCCCCGCGCGTCAGCGATTGCTTGAAGGTCATCTACACTATGCAGGAGCGCGGCCAAAAAGTCTCAACCTCGGCGGTGAGCGAGCGTCTGGGGGTCAGCGACGCTACCGTGACCTTGCTCTTTAAAGAGTTTGCCAAGGCCGGCTGGGTCCAGCATACTCCTTACCGCGGCGTTTGCCTGACCCCGCTGGGAGAGCGCAAGGCGAAGGAGGTCATTCGCCATCACCGGCTGCTGGAACTGTATCTGGCACGCGAACTGGGCTATAGCTGGGACAAAGTGCATGAGGAGGCCGATCGCTTGGAGCACGTGATCTCGGAAGAGTTTGAGGAGCGGCTCGACGCCCTCCTCGGCTACCCGACCGTTGATCCCCACGGGGACCCCATTCCCAGTAAGGAAGGGGTCATTGCTCAACGCCCAGGCCAGCCCTTATTGCAGGTGCCTGAAGGGCAAACAGCCCGTATTCTGCGCGTCAATGATCAAGACGCAGCCAAGCTGCGCTATCTGGGACAGATGGGCCTGTATCCAGAAGTGCAAGTGCGCGTGATTGAACGGGTCCCCTTCGGTGGGCCGCTGCGCATCCTCGTCGGCGAGGAGAGCCAGGCCGTTGAGCACCTGCTGAGCGCCGAACTGGCGGAACAGATCACGGTGAGCCTTCAGGAAGACGAGGACGATTCAACAGACTGCCTCCAGCCCAGCCTCTCATCTTGA